Proteins from a single region of Azospira inquinata:
- a CDS encoding ferritin-like domain-containing protein yields the protein MDDIHLFLAHAIRLETDSARRYEELATSMQTLGSADVAAFFRQMAHFSRLHLAEATERGGFRHPPVLKPEEYQWPDGTSPETAAWAGVDGFMDVPGALALALDGEQRSRAFYADIAAATANPRVKRMAEEFAKEEGEHVAALEKRIAGNAS from the coding sequence ATGGACGACATACATCTCTTCCTGGCCCACGCCATCCGTCTGGAGACGGATTCGGCCCGGCGCTATGAAGAACTGGCCACCAGCATGCAGACTCTGGGCAGCGCTGACGTGGCCGCCTTTTTCCGCCAGATGGCCCACTTCTCCCGCCTGCACCTGGCGGAAGCCACGGAACGGGGCGGCTTTCGCCACCCCCCGGTGCTGAAGCCAGAAGAATATCAATGGCCCGATGGCACCAGCCCGGAAACCGCGGCCTGGGCCGGGGTGGACGGCTTCATGGACGTGCCCGGGGCCCTGGCCCTGGCTCTGGACGGAGAACAGCGCAGCCGGGCCTTCTACGCGGACATCGCCGCCGCCACGGCCAATCCCCGGGTGAAACGCATGGCGGAGGAATTCGCCAAGGAAGAAGGGGAACACGTGGCCGCCCTGGAAAAGCGCATCGCCGGCAACGCCTCCTAG
- a CDS encoding electron transfer flavoprotein subunit alpha/FixB family protein, with product MSEQVKKPARKKVELDPRFVNYKHVWVFIESERGEVHPVSWELLGEGRKLADTLGVELCGVVICGPGERGAGICQEAFHFGANKCYLLQDEVLKDYRNEPYTKALTDLVNTYQPEILMLGASTLGRDLAGSVATTLGTGLVADCTELVIEEGGRNLASTRPTFGGSLLCTIMTQRHRPQMATVRPRVMAMPDEDKSRTGEIIPVPFTMLETSIVTKVLEFIPDDTRNKPNLPFADIIVSGGRGLKKPENFQLVWDLAKVLGAEVGGSRPVVQAGWVELDRQVGQSGKTVRPKLYIAAGISGAIQHRVGMDGSDVIIAINTDPNAPIFDFAHYGIVGNAMTILPALTEAFKAHMAQVRKAG from the coding sequence ATGAGCGAACAAGTCAAAAAACCCGCGCGTAAGAAGGTCGAACTGGACCCCCGCTTCGTCAATTACAAGCACGTCTGGGTATTCATCGAAAGCGAACGGGGGGAAGTGCACCCGGTTTCCTGGGAACTGCTGGGGGAAGGCCGCAAACTGGCCGACACCCTGGGGGTGGAACTCTGCGGCGTGGTCATCTGCGGCCCGGGGGAACGGGGCGCGGGCATCTGCCAGGAAGCCTTCCACTTCGGTGCCAACAAGTGCTACCTGCTCCAGGATGAGGTGCTCAAGGATTACCGCAATGAGCCCTACACCAAGGCCCTCACCGACCTGGTAAATACCTACCAGCCGGAAATCCTCATGCTCGGCGCCTCCACCCTGGGCCGGGATTTGGCCGGCTCCGTGGCCACCACCCTGGGCACCGGCCTGGTGGCGGACTGCACCGAGCTGGTCATCGAGGAAGGGGGCCGCAATCTGGCCTCCACCCGGCCCACCTTCGGCGGCTCCCTGCTCTGCACCATCATGACCCAGCGCCACCGGCCCCAGATGGCCACCGTGCGCCCCCGGGTCATGGCCATGCCGGACGAGGACAAATCCCGCACCGGGGAAATCATCCCTGTGCCCTTCACCATGCTGGAAACCAGCATTGTCACCAAGGTCCTGGAATTCATCCCGGATGACACCCGCAACAAGCCCAATCTGCCCTTTGCCGACATCATCGTCTCCGGCGGCCGGGGCCTGAAAAAGCCGGAAAACTTCCAGCTGGTCTGGGATCTGGCCAAGGTGCTCGGGGCGGAAGTGGGGGGTTCCCGGCCTGTGGTCCAGGCAGGTTGGGTAGAACTGGACCGGCAGGTGGGCCAGTCGGGCAAGACGGTGCGCCCCAAGCTCTACATCGCCGCCGGGATTTCCGGCGCCATCCAGCACCGGGTGGGCATGGACGGCTCGGACGTGATCATCGCCATCAACACGGACCCCAATGCCCCCATTTTCGACTTTGCCCACTACGGCATCGTCGGCAATGCCATGACCATCCTCCCGGCCCTGACCGAGGCCTTCAAGGCCCACATGGCCCAGGTCCGGAAAGCGGGTTGA
- a CDS encoding ferredoxin family protein has product MMKVEEKLFQDRYRVDGGRPHIKIKDPEVCIHQCADQQCTVCCPAGCYTQEGNGKVVLISDGCLECGTCRIICDEHRNLDWEWPRGGFGILFKFG; this is encoded by the coding sequence ATGATGAAGGTAGAAGAAAAGCTGTTCCAGGACCGTTACCGGGTGGATGGGGGCCGGCCCCACATCAAGATCAAGGACCCGGAGGTCTGCATCCACCAGTGCGCTGACCAGCAATGCACGGTGTGCTGCCCGGCGGGCTGCTACACCCAGGAAGGCAACGGCAAGGTGGTACTCATCTCCGACGGCTGCCTGGAGTGCGGCACCTGCCGCATCATCTGCGACGAACACCGGAACCTGGACTGGGAATGGCCCCGGGGCGGCTTCGGCATTCTTTTCAAGTTCGGTTGA
- a CDS encoding ABC transporter substrate-binding protein: MSKFSPSLTSRVFRPDRRRALQTLGVSALALAARPLWAATKPTPVVVLTAYPDEVLSRFEAAFEQAYPQYRLQLIWRMPHDALPYLEQPGQGGVDVYWSASPRNFARLHQEGAWRPLPVALEGLPDHIGKTELRNSAATYTATEMAGYGFACNEPLLKQLGVPLPRDWRDLADPRLAGRIALPIPARVGFAPVMVDLVLQAYGWDEGWTLWSQIAAQSRLVDRGATFVGDEVAEGRAAVGLSIDFFVQSAIANGAPIRFVYPTHGGINPAQIAVTAAAPHGDGAAAFVQFVLSQTGQKLLTHGDIRKLPVRPTVYEGLPADYHRPFQAAAQGAYDYDGPRTRDRLSLVAALFQQMLIEPQGQQADLWRRTRLARERGAGPQALADVSRLLGVPPLSEAQAADPALLAAYRDRVEGDESPVTAVEAAWRAACAQRRAQADQALKELGV, encoded by the coding sequence ATGTCCAAATTTTCTCCTAGCCTTACCTCCCGGGTTTTTCGCCCCGATCGGCGTCGGGCCTTGCAAACCCTGGGGGTGAGTGCCCTGGCCCTGGCCGCCCGGCCCCTCTGGGCGGCGACCAAACCCACCCCGGTGGTGGTGCTCACCGCCTATCCGGATGAGGTGCTGTCCCGCTTTGAGGCGGCCTTTGAACAGGCCTATCCCCAGTACCGGCTCCAGCTCATCTGGCGCATGCCCCACGATGCCCTGCCTTACCTGGAACAACCGGGCCAGGGCGGGGTGGATGTGTACTGGTCAGCCTCCCCCCGGAATTTCGCCCGCCTCCACCAGGAAGGGGCCTGGCGCCCCCTGCCCGTGGCTCTGGAAGGCCTGCCCGACCACATCGGTAAGACCGAGCTGCGTAATTCGGCGGCCACCTATACGGCCACGGAAATGGCGGGTTACGGCTTCGCCTGTAACGAGCCCCTACTCAAGCAACTGGGGGTGCCCCTGCCCCGGGACTGGCGCGATCTGGCCGATCCCCGGCTGGCGGGGCGTATCGCCCTGCCCATCCCGGCCCGGGTGGGGTTTGCCCCGGTAATGGTGGATCTGGTGCTCCAGGCCTATGGCTGGGATGAGGGCTGGACCCTGTGGAGCCAGATTGCCGCCCAGTCCCGCCTGGTGGATCGGGGCGCCACCTTTGTGGGGGACGAGGTGGCAGAAGGCCGGGCCGCAGTAGGCCTGTCCATCGACTTTTTTGTCCAGTCCGCCATCGCCAACGGAGCCCCCATTCGCTTCGTCTATCCGACCCACGGGGGCATTAACCCGGCCCAGATTGCCGTGACCGCCGCCGCCCCCCATGGCGACGGGGCCGCCGCCTTTGTCCAGTTTGTTTTGTCCCAAACCGGACAAAAGCTCCTCACCCATGGGGACATCCGCAAACTGCCGGTACGCCCCACCGTCTATGAGGGGCTGCCGGCGGACTACCACCGGCCCTTCCAGGCCGCGGCCCAGGGGGCCTATGACTACGACGGGCCCCGCACCCGGGATCGGCTCTCCCTGGTGGCTGCCCTGTTCCAGCAAATGCTCATCGAGCCCCAGGGGCAACAGGCGGACCTGTGGCGGCGTACCCGGCTGGCCCGGGAGCGGGGAGCCGGGCCCCAGGCCCTGGCGGATGTCTCCCGGCTGCTGGGGGTGCCGCCCCTGAGCGAGGCCCAGGCCGCCGATCCGGCCTTGCTGGCGGCCTATCGGGACCGGGTGGAAGGGGACGAATCCCCGGTGACCGCCGTGGAGGCGGCCTGGCGGGCCGCCTGTGCCCAACGCCGGGCCCAGGCCGACCAGGCCCTCAAGGAGTTGGGCGTATGA
- a CDS encoding di-heme oxidoreductase family protein — translation MKNFKRLGALALLAGAGLPPLAAWGGGTVADDSREAYTKPLPGLSESQRQAFLRGRSLFRQDWVVAPAKDDTVDGLGPLYNRLACLSCHPKEGRGKAPDGPEQRMQSMLVRLSVPGRGPHGGPKPHPAYGDQLNEEGIPGVPGEGRADVHWQELAPVTLGDGTRVPLRRMTLHFVDLAYGPLDGVLTSPRVGPSVFGLGLLEAVPVADLEARARAAKPDGVRGRVNRVWDATAGKTVVGRFGWKANMPSLVQQIAGAMRGDLGITSPIFPEQNCMAGQTACRRAPAGGEPELTAAQLEDLRTYLALLAVPAPRDQDQAPVMRGKALFSRLGCGQCHQPELHTGAHRAFPQLAKVTIAPYTDLLLHDMGLGLADGRPDFRAGGREWRTPPLWGLGLQEKINEHSTLLHDGRARNVTEAILWHGGEARRARQRFVALDRGGREDLLRFLASL, via the coding sequence ATGAAAAATTTCAAACGTTTGGGGGCCCTGGCCTTGCTGGCTGGGGCCGGCCTGCCTCCTCTCGCCGCTTGGGGCGGCGGGACCGTGGCGGACGACAGTCGGGAAGCCTATACCAAGCCCCTGCCCGGGCTGAGCGAAAGCCAGCGTCAGGCCTTTCTTCGGGGCCGCAGCCTGTTTCGCCAGGACTGGGTAGTGGCCCCCGCCAAGGACGATACGGTGGATGGGCTGGGGCCTCTCTACAACCGGCTGGCCTGTCTTTCCTGTCACCCCAAGGAGGGCCGGGGCAAGGCACCGGACGGGCCGGAGCAGCGCATGCAGTCCATGCTGGTGCGCCTTTCCGTGCCGGGCCGGGGGCCCCACGGGGGACCCAAGCCCCATCCGGCCTACGGGGATCAACTCAACGAGGAAGGCATTCCCGGCGTCCCCGGGGAAGGCCGGGCGGATGTTCATTGGCAGGAACTGGCGCCGGTAACCCTGGGAGACGGCACCCGGGTGCCCCTGCGGCGCATGACCCTGCATTTCGTGGATTTGGCCTACGGGCCCCTGGACGGGGTGCTGACCTCTCCCCGGGTGGGGCCCTCCGTATTCGGCCTGGGGCTTCTGGAGGCGGTGCCTGTGGCCGACCTGGAAGCCCGGGCCCGGGCGGCCAAGCCGGACGGGGTGCGGGGCCGGGTGAACCGTGTGTGGGACGCCACGGCGGGCAAAACCGTGGTGGGCCGCTTTGGCTGGAAGGCCAATATGCCCAGTCTGGTCCAGCAGATCGCCGGGGCCATGCGGGGGGATTTGGGCATTACCTCCCCCATTTTCCCGGAACAGAACTGCATGGCGGGCCAGACCGCCTGCCGTCGGGCCCCCGCCGGGGGTGAGCCGGAGCTGACCGCCGCCCAGCTGGAAGATCTGCGTACCTATCTGGCCCTCCTGGCCGTGCCCGCCCCCCGGGATCAGGATCAGGCGCCGGTCATGCGGGGCAAGGCCCTGTTTAGCCGCCTGGGCTGTGGCCAGTGCCACCAGCCCGAGCTCCACACCGGCGCCCATAGGGCCTTCCCCCAACTGGCCAAGGTGACCATTGCCCCCTACACCGACCTGCTGCTCCATGACATGGGGCTCGGTCTGGCGGACGGCCGGCCGGATTTCCGGGCCGGGGGCCGGGAGTGGCGCACGCCGCCCCTGTGGGGCCTGGGGCTACAGGAAAAGATCAACGAGCACAGCACCCTGCTCCACGATGGCCGGGCCCGCAATGTGACGGAGGCCATTCTCTGGCACGGGGGAGAAGCCCGGCGGGCGCGGCAGCGCTTTGTGGCACTGGATCGGGGAGGCCGGGAGGATTTGCTGCGCTTCCTGGCCTCCCTGTAA
- a CDS encoding electron transfer flavoprotein subunit beta/FixA family protein, translating into MHSVVCIKQVPDSAQIRVHPVTNTIMRQGVPAIINPFDLFSLEEALRLKDKFGGTVTVVCMGPPMAEAALRKCLSFGADDAILVSDRAFAGSDTLATSYALSSTIKKIMEKQPVDIIFTGKQTIDGDTAQVGPGIAKRLNYQLLTYVSKIVGVDLEKREVQVERRAEGGVQLLKTAMPCLITMLEGTNEMRFGDLDDLFRAARYDLKVWNREMAGIAEVTNIGLKGSPTVVGKVFAPKPRSQRAEMIETVDGDPKNLAATLLAKVFTQNPKLEKEIAKRAM; encoded by the coding sequence ATGCATAGCGTCGTCTGTATCAAGCAGGTGCCGGACTCGGCCCAGATTCGGGTGCACCCGGTCACCAACACCATCATGCGTCAGGGGGTGCCGGCCATCATCAACCCCTTCGACCTCTTCTCCCTGGAAGAAGCCCTGCGCCTGAAGGACAAGTTCGGCGGCACGGTAACCGTGGTCTGCATGGGGCCTCCCATGGCGGAAGCGGCTCTGCGCAAGTGCCTCTCCTTCGGGGCGGACGACGCCATTCTGGTCTCCGACCGGGCCTTCGCCGGTTCGGACACCCTGGCCACCTCCTACGCCCTGTCTTCCACCATTAAGAAAATCATGGAAAAGCAGCCGGTGGACATCATTTTCACCGGCAAGCAGACCATCGACGGGGATACGGCCCAGGTAGGCCCAGGCATCGCCAAGCGCCTCAATTACCAGCTGCTCACCTACGTTTCCAAGATCGTCGGCGTGGATCTGGAAAAGCGGGAAGTCCAGGTGGAACGCCGGGCCGAAGGCGGGGTGCAGCTGCTCAAGACCGCCATGCCCTGCCTCATCACCATGCTGGAAGGCACCAATGAAATGCGCTTCGGCGACCTGGACGATCTGTTCCGGGCCGCCCGCTACGACCTCAAGGTGTGGAACCGGGAAATGGCAGGCATCGCCGAGGTGACCAATATCGGCCTCAAGGGCAGCCCCACGGTGGTGGGCAAGGTCTTCGCCCCCAAGCCCCGCAGTCAGCGGGCGGAAATGATCGAGACGGTGGACGGGGACCCGAAGAACCTAGCCGCCACGCTGCTGGCCAAGGTGTTCACCCAGAACCCCAAGCTGGAAAAGGAAATCGCCAAGCGGGCGATGTAA
- the hemL gene encoding glutamate-1-semialdehyde 2,1-aminomutase has translation MTSRNQSLFEAAQRHIPGGVNSPVRAFGSVGGIPPFFAGGKGPWAWDADGKRYLDYVCSWGPLILGHAHPETVEAVQEAASRGLSFGAPTEGEVELADLLCDLLPSVDMVRLVSSGTEATMSAIRLARGHTGRDLLVKFEGCYHGHSDSLLVKAGSGMLTFGNPSSGGVPADVAKHTLVLDYNDPQQLADAFATRGQEIAAVIVEPVAGNMNLVAPKPEFLKAARELCTRHGAVLIFDEVMTGFRVGPQCAQGLFGITPDLTTLGKVIGGGMPLAAFGGKREIMEKIAPLGPVYQAGTLSGNPVAVAAGLVTLKATRAPGFYQTLSTRTRQLTDGLTAAAQKHGIPFSAQAMGGMFGLYFRAAPPTSYSEVMECDKERFNRFFHTMLDAGHYFAPSTYEAGFVSVAHSEADVASTLAAAEKAFAAL, from the coding sequence ATGACCAGCCGTAACCAGTCCCTGTTTGAAGCCGCCCAGCGCCATATCCCGGGCGGCGTGAATTCCCCCGTGCGGGCCTTCGGCTCCGTGGGCGGCATCCCGCCCTTTTTCGCTGGCGGCAAAGGCCCCTGGGCCTGGGACGCGGACGGCAAGCGCTATCTGGACTACGTGTGCTCCTGGGGCCCCCTGATCCTGGGCCACGCCCATCCGGAAACCGTGGAAGCGGTCCAGGAAGCCGCCTCCCGGGGGCTTTCCTTCGGCGCCCCCACGGAAGGGGAAGTGGAACTGGCGGACCTGCTCTGTGACCTGCTGCCCTCCGTAGACATGGTGCGGCTGGTGTCCTCCGGCACGGAAGCCACCATGAGCGCCATCCGCCTGGCCCGGGGCCATACGGGCCGGGATCTGCTGGTGAAATTCGAGGGCTGCTACCACGGCCACTCGGACAGCCTGCTGGTGAAGGCGGGCTCGGGCATGCTCACCTTCGGCAACCCCTCCTCCGGCGGCGTCCCCGCCGACGTGGCCAAGCACACCCTGGTGCTGGACTACAACGATCCCCAGCAGCTGGCCGACGCCTTCGCCACCCGGGGTCAGGAAATTGCCGCCGTGATCGTGGAACCGGTGGCGGGCAACATGAATCTGGTGGCCCCCAAGCCCGAATTCCTCAAGGCCGCCCGGGAGCTGTGCACCCGCCATGGCGCCGTGCTCATTTTCGACGAGGTGATGACCGGCTTCCGGGTCGGGCCCCAGTGCGCCCAGGGCCTCTTTGGCATCACCCCGGACCTGACCACCCTGGGCAAGGTCATCGGCGGCGGCATGCCCCTGGCAGCCTTTGGCGGCAAGCGGGAAATCATGGAAAAAATCGCCCCCCTGGGCCCGGTCTATCAGGCCGGCACCCTGTCCGGCAACCCGGTGGCAGTGGCCGCTGGCCTGGTAACCTTGAAGGCCACCCGGGCTCCGGGCTTTTATCAGACCCTATCCACCCGCACCCGGCAGCTCACGGATGGCCTCACCGCCGCCGCCCAAAAGCACGGTATTCCCTTCTCCGCCCAGGCGATGGGGGGCATGTTCGGCCTCTATTTCCGGGCCGCCCCCCCCACTTCCTACAGTGAAGTGATGGAATGCGACAAGGAACGCTTCAACCGCTTCTTCCACACCATGCTGGACGCTGGCCACTACTTCGCCCCCTCCACCTATGAAGCGGGTTTTGTCTCCGTGGCCCATAGCGAAGCCGACGTAGCCAGCACCCTGGCCGCCGCCGAAAAGGCCTTCGCCGCCCTCTAA
- the nifW gene encoding nitrogenase stabilizing/protective protein NifW: MEALMDELQKLSSAEEFLNYFGLEYDPKVVSVSRLHILKRFNQYLAREGGLTGLNDGLARAKCQELLLRAYTDFVHSSGIEQKVFKVFHQGVQQVSLDSLRHSLGEARHA, translated from the coding sequence ATGGAAGCCCTGATGGACGAACTGCAAAAGCTTTCCAGCGCCGAAGAGTTCCTCAATTACTTCGGCCTGGAATACGACCCCAAGGTGGTAAGCGTTTCCCGCTTGCACATTCTCAAGCGCTTCAACCAGTACCTGGCCCGGGAAGGCGGCCTGACGGGCCTCAACGACGGGCTGGCCCGGGCCAAGTGCCAGGAGCTGCTGCTCCGGGCCTATACGGACTTCGTCCATTCCTCCGGTATCGAACAAAAGGTTTTCAAGGTCTTTCATCAGGGTGTGCAGCAGGTGTCCCTGGACAGCCTGCGCCACTCCTTAGGAGAAGCTCGCCATGCATAG
- the nifV gene encoding homocitrate synthase, with protein sequence MTTNRIITINDTTLRDGEQTAGVAFTAEEKLAIARALAAAGVPEMEVGIPAMGPLEQEVIRAIAAEDLPSRLMVWGRMCASDLEVARQCGAHIVNLSVPVSDLQIRHKLGKDHRWVLDSIRRFVPLARDAGLDVCVGGEDSSRADLDFLHQVLAAAQAAGARRFRFADTLGVLDPFATFDRIKALRAESDLEIEMHAHDDLGLATANTLAAACAGATHINTTVNGLGERAGNAALEESVVALKHLYNMDTGVDPLKFPEISDLVARASGRPVAVNKSIVGANVFTHEAGIHVDGLTKNPANYQAFDPAEIGKGHRIILGKHSGSSSVIHAYRDLGIELSEDRARRILPRVRNYAMAYKRPPGFRELMSYYLESSRPAAS encoded by the coding sequence ATGACGACGAACCGGATCATCACCATTAACGACACCACCCTGCGGGACGGCGAACAGACCGCCGGGGTCGCCTTTACTGCCGAGGAAAAGCTGGCTATCGCCCGCGCCTTGGCGGCGGCGGGCGTGCCGGAAATGGAGGTGGGCATTCCGGCCATGGGCCCCCTGGAGCAGGAAGTGATCCGGGCCATTGCGGCGGAAGACCTGCCCTCCCGGCTCATGGTCTGGGGCCGCATGTGCGCCAGTGACCTGGAAGTGGCCCGCCAGTGCGGCGCCCACATCGTCAATCTGTCCGTCCCCGTCTCCGACCTGCAAATCCGCCACAAGCTGGGCAAGGACCACCGCTGGGTGCTGGACAGCATCCGCCGCTTCGTCCCCCTGGCCCGGGACGCGGGGCTGGATGTGTGCGTCGGCGGGGAGGATTCCTCCCGGGCCGATCTGGATTTCCTCCATCAGGTGCTGGCCGCAGCCCAGGCCGCCGGCGCCCGCCGTTTCCGCTTCGCCGACACCCTGGGGGTGCTGGACCCCTTCGCCACCTTCGACCGGATCAAGGCCCTGCGGGCGGAGAGCGATCTGGAAATTGAAATGCACGCCCACGATGACCTGGGCCTGGCTACCGCCAACACCCTGGCTGCCGCCTGTGCCGGAGCCACCCACATCAACACCACGGTGAACGGTCTGGGAGAACGGGCGGGCAACGCGGCCCTGGAAGAATCGGTGGTGGCCTTGAAGCACCTCTACAACATGGACACGGGGGTCGATCCCCTGAAATTCCCGGAAATTTCCGATCTGGTGGCCCGGGCCTCGGGCCGGCCGGTGGCGGTGAATAAAAGCATCGTGGGGGCCAACGTATTCACCCACGAAGCGGGCATCCACGTGGATGGCCTGACCAAGAATCCGGCCAATTACCAGGCCTTCGATCCGGCGGAAATCGGCAAGGGCCACCGCATCATCCTGGGCAAGCATTCCGGCTCCAGCTCGGTGATCCACGCCTACCGGGACCTGGGCATTGAACTGAGCGAAGACCGGGCCCGGCGCATTCTGCCCCGGGTGCGCAACTACGCCATGGCCTACAAACGCCCCCCCGGATTTCGGGAACTGATGAGTTACTACCTGGAGAGCAGCCGTCCGGCTGCTTCCTGA
- the thiE gene encoding thiamine phosphate synthase translates to MSEQRFPRHAPARGLYAVTPDGLSTPALLAQAEAALAGGAPLLQYREKSGDRTRRREQATALLALCQRHGARLIINDDLELALAIGAHGVHLGREDGNLAAARAALGPDRILGASCYNEFALAQQAAQAGASYVAFGAIYASPTKPGAVQAPLSLLQRARRELLPAYPGLTLAAIGGITLTNAAPVLAAGAQCLAVVSDLFQAPDIPARAAAYQRLFRESTCHDQP, encoded by the coding sequence ATGTCTGAGCAGCGTTTTCCCCGCCACGCCCCGGCCCGGGGGCTCTACGCCGTCACCCCGGACGGTCTGTCCACCCCTGCCTTACTGGCCCAGGCGGAAGCCGCCCTGGCCGGCGGCGCCCCCCTGCTCCAGTACCGGGAAAAAAGCGGCGACCGGACCCGGCGCCGGGAACAGGCCACCGCCCTCCTGGCGCTCTGCCAGCGCCACGGCGCCCGGCTGATCATCAACGACGACCTGGAACTGGCCCTGGCCATTGGGGCCCACGGGGTCCATCTGGGCCGGGAAGACGGGAATCTGGCCGCCGCCCGGGCCGCCCTGGGGCCGGACCGGATACTGGGGGCCTCCTGCTACAACGAATTCGCCCTGGCCCAGCAAGCCGCCCAGGCGGGGGCCAGCTACGTGGCCTTTGGCGCCATCTATGCTTCCCCCACCAAGCCCGGCGCCGTCCAGGCCCCCTTGAGCCTGCTCCAGCGGGCCCGCCGGGAACTGCTCCCCGCCTATCCCGGCCTCACCCTGGCCGCCATCGGCGGCATTACCCTCACCAACGCCGCCCCGGTGCTGGCTGCCGGCGCCCAGTGTCTAGCGGTGGTGAGCGACCTTTTTCAGGCCCCGGACATCCCTGCCCGGGCCGCCGCCTATCAACGTCTTTTTAGGGAAAGCACCTGCCATGACCAGCCGTAA
- a CDS encoding (2Fe-2S) ferredoxin domain-containing protein has translation MAKPKKHVFVCTQSRPPGHPRGSCSATGGQAVMQAFFQELTNRNAFDRFAVTACGCLGPCDGGPHVLVYPEGVLYQHVQVEDVGEIFDRHLEFDEPVERLLAPPFLWG, from the coding sequence ATGGCCAAGCCCAAGAAGCACGTCTTTGTTTGCACCCAGAGCCGCCCCCCGGGACACCCCCGGGGCAGTTGCAGCGCCACCGGCGGCCAGGCGGTAATGCAGGCCTTTTTCCAGGAGCTCACCAACCGCAACGCCTTTGACCGCTTCGCGGTTACCGCCTGCGGCTGCCTCGGCCCCTGCGACGGCGGCCCCCACGTGCTGGTCTATCCGGAAGGGGTCTTGTACCAGCACGTCCAGGTGGAAGACGTGGGGGAAATCTTCGACCGTCACCTGGAATTCGACGAGCCGGTGGAAAGATTGCTGGCGCCCCCCTTCCTATGGGGCTAA
- a CDS encoding FAD-dependent oxidoreductase codes for MPEKFDVIVVGAGMAGNAAAYTLAKGGLKVLQIERGETPGSKNVQGAILYSDAIEKIIPDFRDEAPLERHLIEQRVWVLDDSSYIGSHYRSEDFNKPPYNRYTIIRAHFDQWFNKKAREAGALVICETTVTELLLDGNKVVGVLTDRKGGEIHADAVILCDGANSRLATKANFHPEIKPKDVALAVKEIHFLPQETIESRFNIGEDEGVVIEMAGKISAGMMGTGFLYTNKESITLGVGCMLSDFKKQKVTPYQLLDQMKNHPSIAPLIAGSEMKEYAAHLIPEGGFNAVPQVYGDGWMIAGDAGQFVNGIHREGSNLAMTTGMLAAQTLVELKAAGKPFNAANLAAYKARLDDSFVMKDLKKYRRMPDIFHQNKQFFTTYPELLSKAAQHLIRVDGVDKKTKEKEIKKSFLASRSLFGLIGDAFKFWRAVE; via the coding sequence ATGCCTGAAAAATTTGACGTCATCGTCGTAGGAGCCGGCATGGCCGGTAACGCGGCGGCCTACACCCTGGCCAAGGGCGGCCTCAAGGTCCTGCAGATCGAACGGGGGGAAACCCCGGGTTCGAAAAACGTCCAGGGCGCCATTCTGTATTCCGACGCCATTGAAAAAATCATCCCGGACTTCCGGGACGAAGCGCCCCTGGAACGGCACCTGATCGAACAGCGGGTGTGGGTCCTGGACGACAGCTCCTACATCGGCAGCCACTACCGCTCCGAGGATTTCAACAAGCCTCCCTACAACCGCTACACCATCATCCGGGCCCACTTTGACCAGTGGTTCAACAAAAAGGCCCGGGAAGCGGGAGCCCTGGTGATCTGTGAAACCACGGTCACCGAACTGCTCCTGGACGGCAACAAGGTGGTGGGGGTGCTCACGGACCGCAAGGGCGGGGAAATTCACGCCGACGCCGTGATCCTCTGCGACGGGGCCAATTCCCGCCTAGCCACCAAGGCCAACTTCCATCCAGAGATCAAGCCCAAGGACGTGGCCCTGGCGGTGAAGGAAATCCACTTCCTGCCCCAGGAAACCATCGAATCCCGCTTCAACATCGGCGAGGATGAAGGGGTGGTCATCGAAATGGCGGGCAAGATCAGCGCCGGCATGATGGGCACCGGGTTCCTCTACACCAACAAGGAATCCATCACCCTGGGGGTGGGCTGCATGCTCTCCGACTTCAAGAAACAGAAAGTCACCCCCTACCAGCTGCTGGACCAGATGAAGAACCATCCCTCCATCGCCCCCCTGATCGCCGGCAGCGAAATGAAGGAATACGCCGCCCACCTGATTCCGGAAGGGGGCTTCAACGCGGTGCCCCAGGTGTATGGGGACGGCTGGATGATCGCCGGGGATGCGGGCCAGTTTGTGAACGGCATCCACCGGGAAGGCTCCAATCTGGCCATGACCACCGGCATGCTGGCGGCCCAGACCCTGGTGGAACTGAAAGCGGCAGGCAAGCCCTTCAACGCTGCCAACCTGGCCGCCTACAAGGCCCGTCTGGACGACAGTTTTGTCATGAAGGACCTGAAAAAATACCGGCGCATGCCGGACATCTTCCACCAGAACAAGCAGTTCTTTACCACCTATCCGGAACTGCTGTCCAAGGCCGCCCAGCATCTGATCCGGGTGGATGGGGTGGATAAAAAGACCAAGGAAAAGGAAATCAAGAAAAGCTTCCTGGCTTCCCGTTCCCTTTTTGGCCTGATCGGCGACGCTTTCAAGTTCTGGCGTGCGGTGGAGTAA